DNA from Streptomyces sp. NBC_01260:
CTGACGACCGTGTCACCGTCCCGCCGGGTCCCGGCGTGCAGGACGTACGCATGCGGGGCATCCTGTGCCGCGACCTCGTCGAGGCCCTCGATCGGGTCACCCGTTCGCGGGGTGTCCGGGTAGTTGTGGGAGGCGATGACCACGGTGACCGCCGCGTCGTCGCGCCACTTCAGCGAAGGCAGCTCGTCCAGGGTGCCGTTGGCGGAGCCCAGCAGGACGCCGGCCAGCGGGGTCTTCAGCCGGGCCAGGACCACCTGGGTCTCCGGGTCGCCGAAGCGGGCGTTGAACTCGATGACCCGTACGCCGCGCGAGGTGATCGCGAGACCCGCGTACAGCAGCCCGGAGAAGGGCGTACCGCGGCGGCGGAGCTCGTCGACGGTCGGCTGGAGGACCGACTGCATGACCTCGTCGACCAGCTTGGGGTCGGCCCACGGCAGCGGGGAGTACGCGCCCATGCCGCCGGTGTTCGGGCCCTCGTCGTTGTCGAGGGCGCGCTTGAAGTCCTGGGCGGGCTGGAGAGGCAGCACGGTGGTGCCGTCGGTGATGGCGAAGAGGCTCACCTCGGGGCCGTCGAGGAACTCCTCGATGACCACGCGGTCGCAGGCCAGCGCGTGGGCGCGGGCCGCCTCGACGTCATCGGTGACGACGACGCCCTTGCCGGCGGCGAGACCGTCGTCCTTGACGACGTACGGAGCACCGAACGCGTCGAGGGCCGTGTCGATCTCGGCGGCGGTGGTGCAGACGTAGCTACGGGCGGTCGGAACGCCTGCCCCGGCCATCACGTCCTTGGCGAACGCCTTGGAGCCCTCCAGCCGGGCCGCCTCGCCGGACGGGCCGAAGCAGGGGATGCCCGCGGCGCGCACGGCGTCGGCGACCCCGGCGACAAGCGGTGCCTCCGGGCCGACGACCACCAGCTCGGCGCCCAGTTCAGTGGCGAGGCGCGCGACGGCAGCGCCGTCGAGTGCGTCGACCGGGTGCAGTTCGGCCACCTCTGCGATGCCGGCGTTGCCGGGGGCGCAGTACAGAGCGGTGACGTCGGGGTCGAGGGAGAGAGAGCGGCACAGGGCGTGTTCGCGGGCGCCGCCGCCGATGACGAGGACCTTCACGGGGTGCAGCCTAGCCGCCGGGGCAGGGCGGGCTTGACGGGCGCCGGTCCGTGGACACCGGGCCGGGGCCTGCCCGGCGGATCGGGGACGGACAGGGGGCGGCCAGGGCGCGGCGTCCGCTGCGGTGCGTCACGGGGCGCCGGAGCGTCTCGACAGCGGAGCTGCCGGGGCGTTTCGGCGGCCGAGCTGTCGCGGCTTTCCGGTAACGCGGCGAGGTGCCGTGGCAGGCGCCGGGAGCCCGGCCGTGATCCGGTGCGGACAGGCCCCGGTCCCCCGCGGCGCGCTTCTACTCGTTGGTGTACTCCTCGACGACCGTGGCGCCCAGCTCGCGGACGATCAGGTCGTGGCCGGAGAGCGCGGAGTCGACCAGGTCCGGGTCGTCGGCCTCGGCGGTGTCGTCCTCCGGGGCGACCGAACGAGGTGGTTCGGGAGCCGTGTACGGCGGCGACGCGGGCGCCGCGGCGGATTCGCCGCCCCCCGGCTGCTGCCGCTCCGGGGCCGGCCGGGGCTCGTACTGCTGCTGCGGCGCGGGCGGCGCCGGGCGCTGTGGTGCGGGCGGGGCCGAGGGGCGGCCGCCGCCGGCCTGCGGAGGCTGTCCGGCGCCGCCCGACGGGTCGACGATCGCCTCGATCTTCCACTGGGCGTTGAAGCGCTCGGCCAATGCCTGCTTCAGCACGTCCTCGCTGCCGCTGCTCGTGAAGTTGTCGCGGGCACCCGCGTTGAGGAAGCCGATCTGGAGCGTGGCGCCGTCGAAGCCGGTGACCTGGGCGTTCTGGCTGAGCAGGATCCAGGTGAACCGGCGGCGGTTCTTGACCGCCTCCAGGATGTCGGGCCACATGTTGCGCACCTGTCCGGCGCCCTGGGTCATCCCCGGGGCCGGCTCCGGGGCGGCGGGCCCCAAGGCGGGTGCAACAGGCGCGGCCGGTGCGGGGGCGGCCTGCGAGGCCGGAGCCTGGCCGGGGGTGGAGGCGGTCGGCCAGCCTCCGGGCCGGCGCCCCTGCTCGGGCGCGGCCGCGGCGGGCCAGGCGCCGGGCCGCTGACCGGCCGCGGGAGCCTCGGCGGGCGGCGGCTGTACGGGCGCGGCGGGCGGGGCCGCCTGCACCGGGGCCGGCGGCGGCGCATCCCCGCGTGCGGCGGCACGCGCGGCGGCGGGCCCCGTCCCGGCGTCCGGCTGCGCGGCGGGGTACGGCGCGGGAGCAGGGGCCTGCGGTGCTTGAGATACCTGAGGTGCTTGT
Protein-coding regions in this window:
- the purD gene encoding phosphoribosylamine--glycine ligase, whose amino-acid sequence is MKVLVIGGGAREHALCRSLSLDPDVTALYCAPGNAGIAEVAELHPVDALDGAAVARLATELGAELVVVGPEAPLVAGVADAVRAAGIPCFGPSGEAARLEGSKAFAKDVMAGAGVPTARSYVCTTAAEIDTALDAFGAPYVVKDDGLAAGKGVVVTDDVEAARAHALACDRVVIEEFLDGPEVSLFAITDGTTVLPLQPAQDFKRALDNDEGPNTGGMGAYSPLPWADPKLVDEVMQSVLQPTVDELRRRGTPFSGLLYAGLAITSRGVRVIEFNARFGDPETQVVLARLKTPLAGVLLGSANGTLDELPSLKWRDDAAVTVVIASHNYPDTPRTGDPIEGLDEVAAQDAPHAYVLHAGTRRDGDTVVSAGGRVLSVTATAKDLAGARERAYAAAARIRLDGSQLRTDIAKKAAEA